Proteins from a single region of Chryseobacterium sp. T16E-39:
- a CDS encoding 3-hydroxybutyryl-CoA dehydrogenase: protein MKNVVVIGAGTMGNGIAHTFAQSGFKVSLVDVSQEALDRGIKTITTNLDRIIAKGNLTEEQKAETLGNITTFTELKGAVGAADLIVEAATENQDLKLKIFGQMDEFAPENCILATNTSSISITKIAAATKRADKVIGMHFMNPVPIMKLVEIIKGYSTSKETFDTIYEMSKTLGKVPVEVNDYPGFVANRILMPMINESIETLYNGVAGVEEIDTVMKLGMAHPMGPLQLADFIGLDVCLAILNVMYDGFKNPKYAPNPLLVNMVMAGKLGVKSGEGFYDYSESKKAEKVSKMFSK, encoded by the coding sequence ATCAAAAACGTTGTAGTTATCGGAGCTGGAACCATGGGAAATGGTATTGCACATACTTTTGCGCAAAGCGGATTTAAAGTAAGCCTGGTGGATGTATCTCAGGAAGCTTTAGACAGAGGAATAAAAACCATCACCACCAACCTCGACAGAATAATTGCAAAGGGTAACCTTACAGAAGAGCAAAAAGCAGAAACTTTAGGAAATATCACCACTTTTACAGAACTGAAGGGGGCTGTAGGAGCAGCTGATCTGATCGTAGAAGCAGCGACTGAAAATCAGGATCTGAAGTTAAAAATCTTTGGACAAATGGATGAATTTGCTCCTGAAAACTGTATTCTGGCAACCAATACTTCTTCCATTTCTATTACGAAAATAGCAGCAGCAACGAAGAGAGCTGATAAGGTGATCGGTATGCATTTTATGAATCCAGTACCTATCATGAAATTGGTAGAAATCATCAAAGGGTATTCTACATCAAAAGAGACTTTTGATACGATCTATGAAATGAGTAAAACCCTAGGAAAAGTACCTGTAGAGGTTAATGACTACCCAGGTTTTGTTGCTAACAGAATTTTGATGCCTATGATCAACGAGTCTATCGAAACATTGTATAACGGAGTGGCAGGCGTTGAAGAAATCGACACTGTAATGAAACTCGGAATGGCTCACCCAATGGGACCTCTTCAGTTGGCTGACTTTATTGGTCTTGATGTTTGCCTGGCTATCCTTAATGTCATGTATGATGGTTTTAAAAATCCTAAATATGCTCCAAATCCACTTTTGGTGAATATGGTAATGGCAGGAAAATTAGGAGTGAAATCTGGTGAAGGTTTTTATGACTATTCTGAAAGCAAAAAAGCAGAAAAAGTTTCGAAAATGTTCTCTAAATAA
- a CDS encoding META domain-containing protein, which yields MKNLFLSISAAVILASCGTMSSASASKVGKSQPSLVNTKWTLADNVKGKIPTLNIEGEKINGNGGCNNYFGTVKLDASTGNFSAGPMGSTKMACDNMNVEQNFMDMVGKANKYVISGTTLELYKDNLLLLKFNKSE from the coding sequence ATGAAAAATCTTTTTTTAAGTATAAGTGCAGCCGTGATTTTGGCGTCGTGCGGAACTATGTCAAGCGCATCTGCTTCAAAAGTAGGAAAATCTCAGCCTTCATTAGTAAATACAAAATGGACCTTAGCAGATAATGTGAAAGGAAAAATTCCTACATTGAATATCGAAGGAGAAAAGATCAATGGAAATGGGGGATGTAACAACTATTTTGGAACAGTAAAGCTGGATGCTTCAACAGGTAATTTTTCTGCGGGTCCAATGGGGTCTACAAAAATGGCTTGTGACAATATGAATGTGGAGCAGAACTTTATGGATATGGTGGGAAAAGCTAATAAATATGTAATTTCCGGAACTACTTTAGAATTGTATAAAGACAATCTTTTGTTATTGAAATTCAATAAATCAGAATAA
- the pheT gene encoding phenylalanine--tRNA ligase subunit beta, with translation MKISNNWLRDYIKTELKTERIGEFLTDIGLEVEGIDKFESVKGSLEGIVVGKVLTCEKHPNADKLKKTTVDVGNGKVLNIVCGAPNVEAGQTVPVAVVGTKIYDKTGNFFEIKEAKIRSEVSQGMICAEDELGLSDDHGGIMVLDETKYEVGKNFADYFELTNDEVIEIGLTPNRTDAMSHYGVARDLYAFLSTNQQKAQFEKVASEPLNNEGAHSFTLEVENTDLCPRYIGAVIEDVKVAESPAWLKNRLKAIGLSPINNIVDITNYILHGFGQPLHAFDADKIADKKVKVGTVKKGTKFTTLDGVERTLNGSEVMIKDGKDKPMCIAGVFGGANSGVSNETKTIFLESAYFNPVAVRKGAKLHGLNTDASFRFERGVDPNLTRTAITHAIKMIQEIAEGKLVGELLEEYPKKIEDSYVIIRFSKIEQILGTKIHREKVKEILKALEIKVLNEIQNGLEISVPAYRADVTREIDVIEEILRIYGYNKIDAPQKISFTPVKLSANDQDELENNWARTLQSLGFNEVMNNSLTSVKDETDAVKLLNPLSGDLAFMRKSLLEGLLQNAVYNINRKNQDIKFFEFGKIYHKRAQYEERKQLAILVSGRDVAENWLQPKSATDFYNLKAYVKVLLEKLAIDYKEVALSDERFSDALAYEVDGKTLVRIGKVSAGLLKDFDVDQDCFYAEIELEMAQQLRSTNELKFKDIPKFNKIRRDLALLIDKNITYQELYQTAKKNKSPFIKDINLFDVYEGKNLPEGKKSYAMSFELLNETKTLEEKEISEVMDSLIKSFQKDFNAELRS, from the coding sequence ATGAAAATATCAAATAACTGGCTAAGAGATTACATAAAGACGGAATTGAAAACTGAAAGAATCGGTGAGTTCCTTACAGATATTGGTCTTGAGGTTGAAGGTATAGATAAATTTGAAAGTGTAAAAGGAAGTTTGGAAGGAATCGTAGTAGGTAAAGTTTTAACCTGTGAAAAACATCCAAATGCCGATAAACTAAAGAAAACAACTGTAGATGTAGGAAATGGAAAAGTACTTAACATTGTATGTGGTGCTCCTAATGTAGAGGCAGGACAAACAGTTCCTGTAGCAGTTGTTGGAACAAAAATCTATGATAAAACCGGTAACTTTTTTGAAATCAAAGAGGCAAAAATCAGAAGCGAGGTTTCCCAGGGAATGATCTGTGCTGAAGATGAGTTAGGTCTTAGTGATGATCATGGAGGAATCATGGTTTTGGATGAAACGAAATATGAGGTAGGAAAGAATTTTGCAGACTATTTTGAACTGACGAATGATGAGGTGATTGAAATTGGTTTGACACCAAACCGAACAGATGCAATGTCACACTATGGAGTTGCAAGAGATCTATATGCGTTTCTATCAACCAATCAGCAGAAAGCGCAGTTTGAAAAAGTAGCTTCTGAGCCATTAAATAATGAAGGTGCTCATAGCTTTACTTTAGAAGTAGAAAATACAGATCTGTGTCCAAGATATATTGGTGCTGTCATTGAAGATGTAAAAGTAGCAGAATCTCCGGCTTGGTTAAAAAACAGATTAAAAGCAATCGGATTAAGCCCGATTAACAATATTGTAGATATTACAAACTATATTCTTCATGGATTTGGACAGCCACTTCATGCTTTTGATGCGGATAAGATTGCAGATAAAAAAGTAAAAGTAGGAACCGTAAAAAAGGGAACAAAATTTACGACTTTAGATGGTGTTGAAAGAACTTTGAATGGTTCTGAGGTAATGATCAAAGACGGAAAAGATAAACCAATGTGTATTGCCGGTGTATTCGGTGGTGCTAATTCCGGAGTTTCCAACGAAACAAAAACAATATTCCTGGAGAGTGCTTATTTCAATCCGGTAGCGGTAAGAAAAGGGGCTAAACTTCATGGGTTGAATACGGATGCATCTTTCAGATTTGAAAGGGGAGTAGATCCAAATCTTACCAGAACAGCAATTACCCACGCAATCAAAATGATTCAGGAAATTGCAGAAGGAAAATTGGTAGGTGAACTATTGGAAGAGTATCCAAAGAAAATCGAAGACAGCTATGTAATTATCAGATTCTCTAAAATTGAACAGATTTTAGGAACTAAGATTCACAGAGAGAAAGTAAAAGAAATTTTAAAAGCTCTTGAGATCAAAGTTTTAAATGAAATTCAGAATGGATTGGAAATCTCTGTTCCTGCCTACAGAGCTGATGTAACGAGAGAAATAGACGTTATTGAGGAGATTTTAAGAATCTATGGATACAATAAAATTGATGCTCCACAAAAGATTTCATTTACACCTGTAAAGCTGAGCGCTAACGATCAGGATGAATTGGAGAATAACTGGGCAAGAACATTGCAGAGTTTAGGTTTTAATGAAGTAATGAATAATTCATTAACTTCTGTAAAAGACGAAACAGATGCAGTAAAATTACTGAATCCTTTAAGTGGTGATTTAGCTTTCATGAGAAAATCTTTATTGGAAGGTCTTCTTCAAAATGCAGTTTACAACATCAATAGAAAAAATCAGGATATCAAGTTCTTTGAGTTTGGAAAGATCTATCACAAAAGAGCTCAATATGAAGAGAGAAAACAATTAGCAATTCTTGTTTCTGGAAGAGATGTTGCAGAAAACTGGTTACAACCTAAATCGGCAACTGATTTTTATAACCTTAAAGCATATGTAAAGGTATTGCTGGAAAAACTGGCGATTGATTATAAAGAGGTAGCTTTATCTGATGAAAGATTCTCTGATGCATTAGCTTATGAAGTAGATGGAAAAACATTAGTAAGAATTGGAAAAGTTTCTGCAGGATTATTAAAAGATTTTGATGTTGATCAGGATTGTTTCTATGCAGAAATTGAATTGGAAATGGCTCAGCAATTGCGTTCTACTAATGAACTGAAATTTAAGGATATTCCTAAATTCAATAAGATCAGAAGAGATTTAGCACTATTGATTGATAAGAATATTACGTATCAGGAATTATATCAAACGGCAAAAAAGAATAAATCTCCATTCATTAAGGATATTAACTTATTCGATGTATATGAAGGGAAAAATCTTCCGGAAGGAAAGAAATCTTATGCGATGAGCTTTGAGTTATTAAATGAAACAAAAACTTTGGAGGAAAAAGAAATTTCCGAAGTGATGGATTCTTTAATTAAATCTTTCCAAAAAGACTTTAATGCAGAATTGAGATCATAA